A region of Rutidosis leptorrhynchoides isolate AG116_Rl617_1_P2 unplaced genomic scaffold, CSIRO_AGI_Rlap_v1 contig139, whole genome shotgun sequence DNA encodes the following proteins:
- the LOC139881275 gene encoding probable carboxylesterase 2 translates to MGSTMSEVAIDVFPWVQVYKDGTINRLAGTETAPQGLDPDTGVLSKDVVIVKETGVSVRFYRPNLAKSGEKLPLVVYFHGGAFLIATTAELKYHTCLNKLVSQANVIVASVNYRLAPEHPLPAAFEDSWDAVQWIADHNKESSMDESEPWIKDYVDFDHVFLSGDSAGATIAHYLLCKDPKLRISGCVMIHPYFWGKDPIGAEKTDHLRRAMVDNWWNFVCVSDKGNEDPLINPFADGAPDIEKGFGSCDKLLIFVAEKDILRDRGIYYYERLLGCEWKGNIEVVESKEEDHVFHIFNPDSVEANNLIQKWASFINQ, encoded by the coding sequence ATGGGTTCGACCATGTCTGAAGTAGCTATCGATGTATTCCCATGGGTTCAAGTCTACAAAGACGGAACCATCAACCGCCTCGCCGGAACAGAAACTGCTCCACAAGGGTTGGATCCCGACACCGGAGTTCTGTCCAAGGACGTCGTCATCGTAAAGGAAACTGGTGTCTCCGTCAGATTCTACCGTCCAAATCTGGCCAAATCCGGCGAGAAGCTTCCACTAGTCGTTTACTTCCACGGCGGAGCTTTTCTCATAGCAACAACGGCCGAGCTCAAATATCACACGTGTCTCAACAAACTTGTTTCACAAGCAAACGTCATCGTCGCTTCGGTCAATTACAGATTAGCCCCTGAACATCCACTCCCAGCTGCATTCGAGGATTCGTGGGACGCAGTCCAGTGGATCGCTGATCATAATAAGGAAAGCAGCATGGATGAATCTGAGCCGTGGATTAAAGATTACGTTGACTTTGACCACGTGTTTCTATCCGGTGACAGCGCGGGTGCTACAATAGCCCACTATTTGCTCTGTAAGGATCCGAAATTGAGAATTTCGGGTTGTGTAATGATCCACCCGTATTTTTGGGGCAAGGATCCGATTGGAGCGGAGAAAACGGATCATTTGAGGAGAGCGATGGTAGATAATTGGTGGAATTTTGTGTGTGTTTCCGACAAGGGGAATGAAGACCCGCTTATCAACCCGTTTGCCGATGGAGCTCCGGATATCGAAAAAGGGTTTGGATCGTGTGATAAATTGCTAATTTTCGTGGCTGAGAaagatatattgagagatagaggtATATATTACTATGAGAGATTGTTGGGATGTGAATGGAAAGGGAACATAGAGGTTGTTGAATCTAAAGAAGAAGATCATGTATTTCATATATTTAATCCTGATAGTGTGGAAGCCAACAATCTGATTCAAAAATGGGCTTCCTTCATTAATCAGTAG